A region of Salinibacter sp. 10B DNA encodes the following proteins:
- a CDS encoding DUF2279 domain-containing protein: protein MTSVFLHRMFVRPRRFFFYLVGSVVLAVGGSLLFVFSVQAQQVAPEEGRVPEAAPVSVHPSIPVRALAPSSLAIELPPVSSASSSGVRWGRVTLVSGILTTSYVSQYVIERKKWWSQQTVGFHFDSKLEYAHGLDKMAHFYGAEIQAMTNARLLEWAGVSSSKAALAGSLLSLAGQTNVEIHDGFNAQWGFDVYDQIANVLGVSWFYAHERVPALRRFDVRLSYWHPNAPPLNKSKDITPFTNDYSGHVYWVSMRVWDLLPASAQPYWPRWLQISAGVSLNKWEEYPDPDAYLSTHISVDVDWRKIIPRGSWLGRTTGDLLNRYHLPAPALQITPRPGIRLLFVGQ, encoded by the coding sequence GTGACTTCGGTTTTCCTCCATCGGATGTTCGTCAGGCCCCGTCGTTTCTTTTTCTATCTCGTCGGGAGCGTAGTGCTTGCCGTTGGGGGCAGTCTCCTTTTCGTCTTCTCTGTGCAGGCGCAGCAGGTGGCCCCAGAAGAAGGGCGCGTCCCGGAGGCGGCCCCAGTTTCGGTTCACCCGTCGATTCCGGTTCGGGCCCTCGCGCCGTCGTCGTTGGCTATCGAACTTCCCCCCGTGTCGTCCGCTTCTTCGTCCGGCGTTCGGTGGGGACGGGTTACTCTCGTCTCAGGGATACTCACGACGTCCTACGTTAGTCAGTATGTGATTGAACGTAAAAAGTGGTGGTCCCAACAAACGGTGGGCTTTCACTTCGACAGCAAGCTCGAGTATGCCCACGGTCTCGACAAGATGGCCCACTTCTATGGAGCCGAAATTCAGGCCATGACGAATGCACGGCTCCTGGAGTGGGCAGGCGTGTCGTCGTCGAAGGCGGCGCTTGCGGGATCCCTCTTGAGCCTCGCCGGGCAGACCAACGTGGAGATCCACGACGGCTTCAACGCCCAGTGGGGCTTCGACGTGTACGACCAGATCGCCAATGTGCTGGGGGTAAGCTGGTTCTACGCCCACGAGCGCGTGCCGGCCCTTCGGCGGTTTGACGTTCGACTTTCGTACTGGCACCCCAACGCGCCTCCGCTCAACAAATCGAAGGACATCACCCCTTTCACGAACGACTATTCGGGGCACGTCTACTGGGTGAGCATGCGCGTCTGGGATCTCCTGCCGGCGTCGGCGCAACCATACTGGCCCCGGTGGCTTCAGATCTCGGCCGGCGTGTCGCTGAACAAGTGGGAGGAGTACCCGGATCCGGACGCTTACCTCTCGACTCACATTAGTGTGGATGTTGACTGGCGCAAGATTATCCCGCGAGGATCCTGGCTCGGACGCACGACCGGCGATCTCCTGAATCGATACCACCTGCCTGCGCCAGCGCTCCAGATTACGCCGCGTCCGGGGATACGTCTCCTGTTCGTGGGGCAGTAG
- a CDS encoding serine hydrolase domain-containing protein, which produces MYRLQLLAVLTTALITVSTTQAVGQSPPNSATPDSTFQAFATDLDSLRQGNRIPGLAAAVVKDRKIAWMSGYGSAHFDTDDGAPDVSVTPDTPFWIASLTKTFVGLLFLQLDADGIVDLENRISDMPKWRDFCTWLAQSGIVFGRDLRCDVPITLRNVLHHRVNGTPGTRFLYNPIMDSRLSRYVEHVYGHPISAAEGRHNTMAQLVQKRILEPAGMTRTMASLWQREKADVFFDMAQGYGLQDGDYVQRRQPERHLAGGAGIVSTVRDLARYDVALDTGTLASDSVMNTLFDPPNQSDGTESPYAFGWYVQDYRGKRLVWHGGWDEEAGFSALYLKVPDRKLTLILLANSEVLHWGNPLDRAAVEQSPFAQIFLNRFVFGGKGPQK; this is translated from the coding sequence ATGTACAGACTCCAACTCCTTGCCGTGCTCACAACGGCGCTCATCACAGTGAGCACCACACAGGCAGTGGGGCAGTCTCCCCCGAACTCAGCAACCCCAGATTCAACATTTCAGGCGTTTGCGACCGATCTCGACTCGCTTCGGCAGGGAAATCGCATCCCCGGTCTAGCGGCGGCCGTCGTGAAAGACCGCAAGATCGCCTGGATGAGTGGCTATGGTAGTGCCCACTTCGACACCGACGACGGTGCCCCGGACGTGTCCGTCACGCCCGACACGCCCTTCTGGATCGCCTCCCTCACGAAGACCTTTGTAGGCCTTCTCTTCTTGCAGCTGGACGCGGACGGCATCGTCGATCTGGAGAATCGCATCAGCGACATGCCGAAATGGAGGGACTTCTGTACGTGGCTGGCACAGTCCGGTATTGTCTTCGGACGCGACCTCCGCTGCGATGTGCCGATCACACTCCGGAACGTGCTGCATCACCGGGTCAACGGCACGCCGGGGACCCGCTTCCTCTACAATCCGATCATGGACTCGCGGCTCTCTCGCTACGTCGAGCACGTGTACGGCCACCCGATTAGCGCTGCGGAAGGGCGACACAACACGATGGCCCAGCTGGTTCAGAAGCGCATTCTAGAACCGGCGGGAATGACCCGTACGATGGCGAGCCTGTGGCAACGCGAAAAGGCGGATGTCTTCTTCGACATGGCACAGGGCTACGGCCTCCAAGATGGCGACTATGTCCAGCGGAGACAACCCGAGCGACATCTCGCTGGTGGGGCGGGCATCGTGTCGACTGTTCGTGACCTCGCTCGCTACGACGTGGCACTTGACACCGGTACCCTCGCCTCCGACTCAGTCATGAACACACTGTTCGATCCGCCAAACCAATCGGACGGAACGGAATCCCCATACGCGTTCGGCTGGTACGTGCAGGATTACCGCGGCAAGCGGCTGGTTTGGCATGGAGGCTGGGACGAGGAAGCTGGATTTTCGGCGCTCTATCTGAAGGTGCCGGACCGCAAATTGACCTTGATTCTACTGGCCAACAGCGAGGTCCTCCATTGGGGCAACCCGCTCGACCGGGCAGCAGTCGAGCAGTCGCCGTTTGCGCAGATATTTCTAAACCGATTCGTGTTCGGAGGAAAAGGACCTCAAAAGTAG
- a CDS encoding GAF domain-containing protein, producing MSERWSALVLCTSIVLFQQFSSLNGMESSTYSNAPDLEDTSKRQAALRRYHILDTAPEKNFDRITSLVAKVCDVSTALITLIDDERQWFKSCFGFDARETDIGVSFCVHAVHQGEMLVVEDATKDPRFKDNPIVTGPPHIRFYAGAPLTTPEGVHIGTLCIIDYEAQPFDASQREILERLADVVVNQFELRSAEAQVRQLVNENPQPMYVYSESDGSLMYVNEAARDTYGYDKSDFASMTADTLEAPPEDQPSSADLSMHKRADGSFFPVQLREHEVLFDGQAARLAAPQSVSQRHDSDSTVFFQTDLEGNTQSLSGEWEAATGFSVSDTIGRPLTSFVHPLDRSATSEAFSALLAADTDVCQHEASFLTNQGEQKFELHARLMRDDTGSPSGVAGTLTPILDEDTAPEPESTSPASASSAEADTSDDIPVESSSAEPAPSDEAEFPPEEPSPEAASPSPAAQAEEEEEEDENEGAEAADAPAHDADDSTETSSAKNESAPAAESNANDASADSSAPDEAYDVFSPSLPTFSDEGFEDPVPTDADDGSDSVSDAESTSDPAASNALATNMEESGDAIDLTPEPFDLVTHLHAVLDRHEGDTQSVELRRTLPDTSVPVRHDPSAVETIVDALLANALTHTETGTITVKAEAGEDEVALHVIDTGSEVEERFMEVYLDEASGPEASGLHRIHQLAGHMEGTLDMKNGEHGTHFTLTLPRSSVSNGNGQSSLLPSDG from the coding sequence GTGAGCGAGCGATGGTCGGCCCTCGTCCTGTGCACCAGTATTGTTCTCTTCCAACAGTTTTCCTCTCTCAACGGCATGGAGTCCTCCACGTACTCAAACGCGCCTGATCTTGAAGACACCAGCAAACGGCAGGCGGCTCTGCGGCGCTACCACATCCTTGATACCGCCCCTGAGAAGAATTTCGATCGCATCACGAGCCTCGTGGCGAAGGTGTGCGACGTCTCAACCGCCCTCATCACGCTCATCGACGACGAGCGCCAATGGTTCAAGTCGTGCTTCGGCTTCGACGCCCGCGAGACCGACATCGGAGTCTCCTTTTGCGTCCACGCTGTGCACCAGGGCGAGATGCTCGTCGTTGAGGACGCAACGAAGGACCCGCGGTTCAAGGATAACCCGATCGTGACGGGCCCCCCGCACATTCGCTTCTATGCTGGTGCCCCGCTCACAACCCCGGAGGGTGTCCACATCGGTACGCTCTGCATCATCGACTACGAGGCACAACCCTTCGACGCCTCCCAGCGCGAAATTCTTGAACGGCTGGCGGACGTGGTGGTGAATCAGTTCGAGCTGCGCAGTGCAGAAGCGCAGGTACGGCAGCTGGTAAATGAGAATCCGCAGCCGATGTACGTCTATTCCGAGAGCGACGGCTCTCTGATGTACGTCAACGAGGCTGCCCGTGACACATACGGCTATGACAAGTCCGACTTCGCCTCGATGACCGCCGACACCCTGGAGGCCCCACCGGAGGACCAGCCGTCCTCTGCCGACCTGTCGATGCACAAGCGAGCGGACGGCTCCTTCTTTCCCGTGCAGCTCCGGGAGCATGAGGTGCTCTTCGACGGGCAGGCTGCCCGGCTGGCCGCCCCGCAGTCCGTCTCCCAGCGGCACGATTCCGACAGTACCGTCTTCTTTCAAACCGACTTGGAGGGCAACACGCAGTCCTTGAGTGGCGAATGGGAGGCCGCGACGGGCTTCTCCGTCTCGGATACCATCGGGCGTCCGCTTACCAGCTTCGTCCACCCACTCGACCGGTCGGCAACCAGCGAAGCCTTCTCGGCGCTTCTGGCGGCAGACACGGACGTGTGCCAGCACGAAGCCAGCTTCCTCACCAATCAGGGCGAGCAGAAATTTGAGCTACACGCTCGACTGATGCGGGACGACACCGGCAGTCCGTCCGGCGTGGCGGGAACCCTCACCCCCATTCTGGACGAGGATACAGCGCCCGAGCCGGAATCGACGTCTCCTGCCTCTGCCTCCTCTGCTGAGGCGGACACCTCCGACGACATCCCCGTTGAGTCGTCCTCAGCGGAGCCCGCCCCCTCCGACGAGGCCGAATTTCCCCCTGAGGAGCCCTCGCCCGAGGCAGCGTCTCCGTCGCCTGCAGCCCAAGCAGAGGAGGAAGAAGAGGAGGACGAGAACGAAGGTGCGGAGGCAGCCGACGCGCCGGCGCACGATGCCGATGATTCAACAGAGACCTCCAGTGCGAAAAACGAGAGCGCTCCGGCCGCTGAATCCAACGCGAACGACGCCTCGGCCGACTCGTCCGCCCCCGACGAGGCCTACGACGTCTTCTCTCCCAGCCTGCCGACCTTTTCCGACGAGGGCTTCGAAGATCCAGTCCCGACCGACGCAGACGACGGATCCGACTCCGTGTCGGATGCCGAGTCGACCTCGGACCCGGCGGCCTCCAACGCTCTGGCGACGAACATGGAGGAGTCCGGAGACGCCATCGATCTCACTCCGGAACCGTTCGACCTCGTGACGCATCTCCATGCCGTCTTGGACCGGCATGAAGGAGACACGCAGTCCGTAGAGCTCCGGCGCACCCTGCCGGACACGTCGGTGCCGGTGCGCCACGATCCGTCGGCCGTCGAAACGATTGTTGACGCTCTTCTCGCCAATGCCCTGACCCACACGGAGACGGGAACCATCACGGTAAAGGCCGAAGCTGGCGAGGACGAGGTGGCCTTGCACGTAATCGATACAGGCTCGGAGGTGGAAGAGCGATTTATGGAAGTGTACCTGGATGAGGCGTCGGGCCCAGAAGCCTCCGGGCTCCATCGCATTCACCAGCTTGCCGGTCACATGGAAGGCACACTGGACATGAAAAATGGGGAGCACGGCACCCACTTTACCCTCACCCTTCCGCGCTCGTCGGTATCGAACGGAAACGGCCAGTCCTCCCTCCTGCCCTCGGACGGATGA